Proteins co-encoded in one Spirosoma endbachense genomic window:
- a CDS encoding hybrid sensor histidine kinase/response regulator transcription factor has protein sequence MTNPVRSSTTLNSSFLRRYSSLLVRLCVIALLGQLTGACTSTTKDKTYRIGFSQRTGADTWRKTMLESMNQELAFDPQIDFIVKDAGGQSARQVEQIQELINQRVDLLIVSPNAALPITPIVEKAYQQGIPVIVLDRRTASDQYTAYVGADNVEVGRTAGIHANSLLKGVGNVVEIGESPGSSADIDRHRGFMEAISNHSGIRLVAKLEGDWDKQSFAEKLTHLLKSQPSIQLIFAQNDRTALKAHRVCQQLGLGQRVNVIGVDGLPGKNEGIDLVDRGILSATVLYPTGGKEAIRTAMAILQKQPFKRENRLPITLIDSSNVRIMKLQNEKVIEQQHDIEKQSQRIDELTQTYSSQKNTLYFTLASLMVVIVLGSWALYLFRSKQTAYQTLEKQNQEILDQKDKIESVSQQARLATEEKLRFYSYISHEFNTPLSLILTPTEDLLGKKNVSTHDLKSNLSLVRKNAYRLLRLVDQMLDLRKTDAGKQRLHASEQNIIAFIQDIVQDFKQKAEKQRIDLQFIPSKSSLPVWFDGEKLDKVIVNLLSNAFKYTPRGGLIHLRLDVVDNQVRIQVEDNGEGMTPDEQAHAFDLFFSGTRPFNLSKGLGLALSMEFIQLHQGDIGVQSEPGKGTIFTILLPLGNQHLAPEEMDGPVSRGVEVSGSSARQRTLADMEDSEEVSEPITLSGKQGGTLLVVEDNDDLRTFLATRLDSEFDIIAESSGEKGWERTLETIPDLIISDIMLPGMDGLQLTQRVKADLRTSHIPVILLTAKGQMEQRIEGTRAGADAYITKPFNTTYLLETLRTILANREKWQRRYASDFLSNSGSGNRQDKKFLNELTALIEQNLTDPAFGVEKLSRDMGLSRVQLYRKVQALLDMNVIDYLAEIRLRKARYLLKETTKPMAEIAYETGFSSPAYFTTFFKQHTQKTPSEYRKTSVNA, from the coding sequence ATGACTAACCCTGTCCGGTCGTCGACAACGCTTAATTCATCTTTTCTGAGAAGGTATTCGTCTTTACTTGTAAGACTTTGTGTCATTGCTCTCCTGGGGCAATTAACGGGAGCCTGCACCTCAACCACCAAAGACAAGACCTATCGAATTGGTTTTTCGCAACGAACCGGAGCCGACACCTGGCGTAAAACCATGCTGGAGAGCATGAATCAGGAATTAGCGTTTGATCCCCAGATTGATTTTATCGTTAAGGACGCTGGTGGACAAAGTGCCCGGCAAGTCGAGCAGATTCAGGAACTGATCAATCAACGGGTCGACTTGCTCATCGTGTCGCCGAACGCGGCCTTACCCATTACGCCGATCGTCGAAAAAGCGTATCAGCAGGGAATTCCCGTCATCGTGCTTGACCGCCGAACCGCTTCCGACCAGTACACCGCTTATGTAGGAGCCGATAATGTAGAGGTGGGCCGAACAGCCGGAATACATGCCAATTCGCTGTTGAAAGGGGTAGGCAATGTAGTCGAAATTGGCGAATCGCCGGGTTCGTCGGCCGATATTGACCGGCATCGCGGCTTTATGGAAGCAATCAGTAATCATTCGGGCATTCGATTGGTTGCCAAGCTGGAAGGTGATTGGGATAAACAGTCGTTCGCCGAAAAATTAACCCATTTACTTAAGTCACAGCCGTCGATACAGCTCATTTTTGCGCAGAATGACCGGACGGCGTTAAAGGCCCATCGGGTCTGCCAGCAACTGGGGCTGGGGCAGCGCGTTAACGTCATTGGTGTTGATGGGTTACCCGGTAAAAATGAAGGAATTGACCTCGTGGACCGGGGTATTTTGAGTGCTACTGTCCTTTACCCGACTGGCGGAAAAGAGGCCATCCGAACGGCTATGGCTATTCTACAAAAACAACCCTTTAAACGCGAAAACCGATTGCCGATTACGCTGATCGATTCGTCGAACGTCAGGATTATGAAACTCCAGAACGAGAAGGTGATCGAACAGCAACATGATATTGAAAAGCAAAGCCAGCGTATCGATGAACTGACCCAGACCTACTCATCTCAGAAGAATACCCTTTATTTCACGCTGGCCAGCCTGATGGTCGTTATTGTATTGGGTAGCTGGGCACTCTACTTATTCCGGTCCAAACAGACAGCCTACCAAACGCTTGAAAAACAGAATCAGGAGATCCTTGACCAGAAAGACAAAATTGAATCGGTATCGCAGCAGGCTCGGCTGGCCACCGAAGAAAAACTCCGGTTCTACTCCTACATCTCCCACGAATTTAATACGCCACTCAGCCTCATTCTGACGCCAACAGAGGACTTGTTGGGCAAGAAAAACGTTAGCACCCACGACCTGAAAAGTAATTTATCGCTGGTTCGGAAAAATGCATATCGGCTTTTGCGGCTGGTTGATCAAATGCTCGATCTGCGCAAAACCGACGCGGGCAAACAGCGCCTGCATGCGTCAGAGCAGAATATTATTGCCTTCATTCAGGACATTGTTCAGGATTTTAAACAAAAGGCTGAAAAACAGCGGATCGACCTTCAGTTCATACCGTCAAAATCCAGTCTGCCGGTTTGGTTTGATGGTGAAAAACTGGATAAAGTGATTGTGAATTTACTATCGAATGCCTTCAAATACACGCCTAGAGGTGGCTTGATTCACCTGCGTCTGGATGTAGTTGACAATCAGGTACGCATTCAGGTGGAGGACAACGGCGAAGGAATGACGCCCGATGAGCAGGCCCATGCCTTTGATCTGTTTTTCAGCGGAACCCGACCGTTCAATCTGTCGAAGGGGCTTGGCCTGGCTTTATCGATGGAATTTATTCAACTGCATCAGGGCGACATCGGCGTGCAGTCTGAGCCGGGTAAAGGAACCATATTTACAATTCTTCTGCCACTGGGTAATCAACATCTGGCTCCGGAAGAAATGGATGGCCCGGTAAGTCGTGGTGTGGAAGTGTCTGGTTCATCGGCCCGGCAGCGAACGCTGGCCGACATGGAAGACAGTGAAGAAGTTTCGGAACCGATAACCCTTTCGGGTAAACAGGGAGGTACACTGCTGGTTGTTGAGGATAACGATGATCTGCGTACTTTTCTGGCCACCCGCCTGGATAGCGAATTCGATATTATTGCCGAGAGTTCAGGTGAAAAAGGGTGGGAGCGTACGCTCGAAACAATTCCAGACCTGATCATCAGCGATATTATGCTTCCCGGAATGGATGGTTTACAACTTACCCAGCGGGTTAAAGCAGACCTTCGAACATCACATATCCCCGTTATTCTGCTGACGGCAAAAGGACAAATGGAACAACGGATAGAAGGTACTCGGGCCGGAGCCGATGCGTATATCACGAAACCATTCAATACCACCTATTTGCTCGAAACACTTCGCACAATACTCGCCAACCGCGAAAAATGGCAACGGCGTTATGCCTCTGATTTCCTCTCTAATTCAGGCTCCGGGAACCGTCAGGACAAGAAGTTTCTGAATGAGCTAACGGCCTTAATTGAACAGAATCTGACAGATCCGGCTTTTGGCGTTGAAAAATTAAGCCGTGATATGGGCCTTTCCCGCGTGCAGTTGTACCGGAAAGTGCAGGCATTACTCGATATGAACGTCATTGATTACCTGGCTGAAATCCGCCTGCGAAAAGCCAGGTACCTGCTAAAAGAAACGACTAAACCAATGGCCGAAATTGCCTACGAAACAGGATTCAGCTCGCCCGCCTATTTTACGACCTTCTTTAAGCAGCATACACAAAAGACGCCCTCTGAGTACAGAAAGACATCAGTAAATGCCTGA
- a CDS encoding RagB/SusD family nutrient uptake outer membrane protein has translation MKHIVAKQIGKVLLGGAILLGPVGCKDFLVEQAPSNLTPDNFYTIPDHAEAALAAVYDNLRFFGDGSGIFSSNWQMLEAPTGTSTTETAQNSDLNNLYGLVYDGNTQHIVNYWNGWYRVVAQANQALDKVPGITPMDAALKTKILGEARFLRATAYFNIVRLWGDAPLIVKPQSATSDDFYPKRSPQEDIYKLIVEDLTAAEGAGLAWMDVSGRANLAAVKAQLARVYLTMAGQPLNKGAAYYKLAADKAFEIITYANANPTAINLFTNYEDVHKESTKNRVEHLFMLQYNTLVAGNPMDNMFPNFKPVTYNGPSGTGSTVPTLSFYKSYETGDLRAKDQGYFYTSYFTNGNGAPFDLGGPYIFKHFNRTSAGTAGVTGSRLNNLNVPQIRYAEVLLMYAEAQNELGAPTQVAYDAFKRIRDRAGLTTPALGTYTQATFREAVWRERWHELCYEQITWFDMVRLRKVYNETTNGFDAFVGHVNQSSKQALQEKHLLFPIGKQELLNNPNLRPQNPGYPGA, from the coding sequence ATGAAGCATATAGTAGCAAAACAAATAGGCAAAGTATTACTCGGCGGAGCAATACTACTTGGCCCTGTTGGTTGTAAAGATTTTCTGGTAGAGCAGGCTCCATCGAACCTGACACCAGATAATTTCTATACCATTCCTGACCATGCCGAAGCAGCCCTGGCCGCCGTGTATGACAACCTGCGGTTTTTTGGCGACGGTTCCGGTATTTTCTCATCGAACTGGCAAATGCTGGAAGCACCTACGGGTACGTCCACAACGGAAACAGCGCAGAACTCCGACTTGAATAACCTGTATGGGTTAGTCTATGATGGCAACACTCAGCACATTGTTAACTATTGGAATGGCTGGTATCGTGTCGTTGCGCAGGCCAATCAGGCCCTTGATAAAGTGCCGGGCATCACACCAATGGATGCTGCTCTGAAAACTAAAATCCTGGGCGAAGCACGATTCCTGCGGGCAACGGCTTATTTCAACATCGTTCGTCTTTGGGGTGATGCTCCACTGATTGTTAAACCACAATCGGCAACTTCCGATGATTTTTATCCGAAGCGGTCACCTCAGGAAGATATCTATAAATTGATTGTAGAGGATCTGACAGCAGCTGAAGGGGCTGGTTTAGCGTGGATGGATGTGAGTGGTCGTGCGAATCTAGCTGCGGTAAAAGCACAACTGGCTCGGGTATACCTGACCATGGCCGGTCAACCCCTGAACAAAGGAGCAGCGTACTACAAACTGGCGGCTGATAAGGCGTTCGAAATCATTACGTATGCGAATGCCAATCCGACGGCCATCAACCTGTTTACGAACTACGAGGATGTTCATAAGGAAAGCACCAAAAACCGCGTTGAGCATTTATTCATGCTTCAATACAACACGCTGGTAGCCGGTAATCCAATGGATAATATGTTTCCGAACTTTAAGCCAGTTACGTATAACGGTCCATCCGGTACGGGCAGCACAGTTCCTACCTTATCCTTTTATAAATCCTACGAAACGGGCGATTTGAGGGCTAAAGATCAGGGGTATTTCTATACCAGTTATTTTACCAATGGTAACGGTGCTCCGTTCGACCTGGGTGGCCCTTATATTTTCAAGCACTTCAACCGGACATCTGCCGGTACAGCAGGAGTCACTGGGTCGCGTCTCAATAACCTGAACGTACCGCAGATTCGGTATGCTGAAGTGTTGCTGATGTATGCCGAAGCGCAAAATGAATTGGGCGCACCAACCCAAGTGGCTTACGATGCTTTCAAACGCATTCGGGATCGTGCCGGATTGACAACGCCTGCACTGGGTACCTATACGCAGGCTACCTTCCGGGAAGCGGTTTGGCGTGAACGCTGGCATGAACTGTGCTACGAGCAGATTACCTGGTTCGATATGGTTCGTCTGCGGAAAGTCTACAACGAAACCACCAACGGATTCGACGCTTTCGTAGGTCACGTGAACCAGAGTTCGAAACAGGCGTTGCAGGAAAAACACCTCCTGTTCCCAATTGGCAAGCAGGAGTTGCTGAACAACCCTAACCTCCGGCCACAGAATCCAGGCTACCCAGGAGCATAG